Genomic window (Cololabis saira isolate AMF1-May2022 chromosome 10, fColSai1.1, whole genome shotgun sequence):
AAAACCCACTTGTTTCCTTATTCTGCACTACACTAAATTgtctgctttggttgttttttGGGGTGGAGGATTGGAAATCTTTAGGTGTAAATACAGAGTGGTCAGTTAACCAATGAAGCTGACCTGTTTTGCAGATATTGTTTCAGCATGGAAAAGGGGGAAACTTGAGGCCTGTGATTGTGGGTTTAACTGCTCACATGTGACTGTACCCAACATGGTAAATGCAGAACAATTGGCAGTAAGGAGTTTTCACAGGTTTAACTTGAGAAATCAGACTTAATGTATTCTCTTGGAACTGCTAGGGATTGGGCAGAAAAACCTGCCagttttaaaggagccgtctgtaagaaatggccaaaactggtactgcagtcactttcaaaatattgttgagcggcgtgtacctccccctcctccccccgaccagaggttgccaggtaggctgcagaatgcagcaggaacgtaggctgccatggctgcgataattagagccaagctggcaacccggatgccgaaacaatactgacttggtgattgggagataggtggagggtggagcttcagaaacaatactgacttggtgattgggagataggtggagggtggagcttcagaaacaatactgacttggtgattgggagatgggtggagggtggagcttcagaaacaatactgacttggtgattgggagataggtggagggtggagcttcagaaacaatactgacttggtgattgggagatgggtggagggtggagcttcaggccaaaacaaaaaatgacatcagttgagggctgcaactcttttttttaaactggaatatcctggcttgagtgctgttagtgacataagtatttgaaatgaacatgatttttaaatgtcatatgAATGACATAaatgacatatcggggtcattttatgattagttttattgttcttacatacagctccttttaaGAATCAGGGTTGCCATTTTGAAGTGATTAAATTGCTCCACCAAGATGCAATTTTCTAGTTTTAACCCCCCGCTGTAGCATAGTTACATAGGTTGGTTGGCTTGGTTTTGTAAAATACCTTTGGTAAAACTGGTCTATCATTCCAACTGCCAGCACCGAAACCATTAAGCCATCTGGAAAACCCTAAAATTACTGCAGGGGGCAGCAGTGGTAAAGCAGGTTGTCCAATAATTGGAGTGGCAGTTTGAATCCCAGTCATTGTCCTTGGGCACAACACTTCACCCTCCTTGCCTCCAGCAAGGGCATTGTCAATGGCTGCCACATTTCTATCAGGGTGGCTGTAGCTACACGTAGTCTACCATCAAGTGACTAAATAAAAACCATTTCGAGCGCTTTGTGTCCAAGAAAAGCGCAATTTGTTATTTACTTGCTAGAGTAATTATATAAAGGAAGCAAAGCTGATGTGTGCAAACTGGAAGGAATTGACTTGAAGTTTGCACAGGATGGAAACATTAACTGAACAAAAGCAGTTGAAGATACAACTAAACATGTACTACTTGACCcgtacacagtactcgagttgtaaaaaaaaataagaaaaaaaaatcagggggatggtggattttatatggggacagataatttgtgttgATTACAAATAGCACTGacaaacacctgcaggaatgacatagcagcagttaaatgcagccttctgtaagctttaaatatccactgggcttacatcaaaacacaataaaaaaaaacttttctgaacttatcaatatgcctctgtccttcacaggataagtaaaatggatcactgcaaaaactcaatcttaacaatatttgtcttatttctagttaaaatatctcattacacttaaaacaactcatcactggaaaaaacaattttcacctgtttcaagtagattttcacttgaaacaagtagaaaaatctgccagtggaacaagatttttttgcttgtaataagataaatcttgtccccaCTGGCAgatctaattatttcaagtgaaaatttacttgaaacaggtgaaaattgtgaaattagttatttttgtattttgctgGTGATAACTcttcattcattgatgaaatgacataaggcagtttttcccaaccctggtcctcaaggcacccctatcctgcatgttttagatgtttccctgcttcagcacaccgtgataaaagtatgtgtgtcatcaacagagttgtgcagaccttggtgataagctaattaggaccattaattagaatcaggtgtgttggtgcagggaaacatctaaaacatgcaggataggggtgcctcgaggaccagggttgggaaacactgacataagggatggaaaggggatggcagttttacaggggggatgattttgaccatttttattcaactcgagtactgcccgtACAACCACAAATGTTTCTGCACATGGAAGCCATctaaacaaaatacatttaaaggtCAAAGATGATGCAGAAGCCAAAATGAAGTACAGGGgggaaaaaattattttaatattgaacaTATATAATATTACAAGCTGAAGGTAGAGAGATCTCATGTCCACATGTTTCTGGCTGCAGCAGGTGGGGTTAAGGCCAGTCTCAGTGGCAATTACACGTACCACAAGAAGCCAAAACGTCTGTGCAAAAGCTCCTCACGGGGCCGGAGGTTGAACAGCTCCTCGGTCACAGGAGTGACCCAGCGGTCCGTGTGGAAGACGCGCTCACCGACCTGCGTGACAGCGAAACACTTTTAATGGGCATATGCAGCTGGTTGATAACACCTAAAAGCAATAACTTGCAATCACAATATTCATAATAGAGTAATTTGGTGAAAACTGGGAAAAAGGTGTTACATCAAGAGTTTCTGCATTTTCCTTTGTTAATGAAATTACAATTAAATCCAGGCTTGTGTTTACACtctcaaaggaaaaaaagagatctCTGGCATTAGGCAATCCTCAGAGATGAGTATGGGAAGGGGCTCGTGGTAATCAATATACTCGTCAAAAAATGTATCTGATGGGTGAAAAGTTCTACCACTATATAGACGCTTCATTGAAAGCAGATTCAATTAATTTCACTTCTGCTGAATCACGTGTCAGTTTTTTTCACTGACTGTAATTAGTAAAATCAAATTAATTGCTGCAATATATATTGAAGGTATTCTATCATtaaagattattataaaattcAACATGATGTCTGAGTTATGGGAACTACATCTTCCACACCTGGCTCTAAAATATTTCATCAGAACAAGTGTTCCCTGGTGGGAAATTTGAAAGTAACGCAAATAAGTTGCTGTAAATGTGAACAGAAAAAAGGAGATTACAAGAACCGTGTAAAACTCcttaaaaacaaagataaaaaaaagcaacCCCTTCAAAGATATAGTGCATAAATCTGTAATAAATATCCTTTGAATGTTTCTAGATCTTTGAAGGCAGAAGCAAAGAATTCAATGCAACACATTTGATGTTGTTTCTAATGGTTGTAGTTAGTCCTTCTCAGTGCTGATACTTTGTGTAAATGTTAGTGtaaatatgatttaaaattCATTAGATTTATTCTGGAGAGATTAATTGCAAATTACAGATTCAAAATATCAAAATGATAAATTTCATGGGATAATGTAAAACATGAGTGTTTGACTTCACCTTCCACCCTGGAACATCTTTCATGATGATCGCCTCCTCCTCTAAGTTTTCCCTCAGCATCTTTAGCGTCCTGTCAAAAATGGAAATACAGCTGTCACACAAACGGATTTGCGGATTTAAATTTGAAGTCAGCATGAGAGTTTTTATTACCTCCGGTCATGCTCTGCCTGAATCAGAGGCATCAGTGCTATTCTGGCCTCCAGCTCCTCAATCTGCAAGCGCCTGTGACACAAACCAAACATCCCCACAGTTTGAGCTTCACCGTGAACATTACAACAGGAAAATCAAGTAAATGTTTACATAAACCATCTtacctcctctctctgttccaaCTAAACAGCCTCCAATAGCCAATCACCATGATGCCGATGCCAACGCCAAACATACTAAATCCTGTTGATTAAGAACGTCACTTTAGCACAATGGCACTATTTACTAGTTCATTTTCAGCATCATAACAAATATTCAGAGATAGGTGCATTGCTGACATAACCACTGTTTAAATATAACTAGGgatgcacacaagccggtactcaaagggccagtctactgcacgggaaacatctgaaacatgcagtagactggccctcgagtaccggcttgtgaGCACCCCTGATTATAACCATGTATTTAACTGCCAAAAGGGGAAGAAATATTAACAGGCATGGATGCTACAATTCAATAATGTTGTTcttttggtgtttaaaggataaAATAACCTGTAGTGAACTATAGCAAAAAATGTCTTTAAGAACGGTGGCTTAAACAAACACCTCCAGTTCACCTTCAGAATCAGCTGTCAGAACCTGCTGGAGCGCAGCAATTCAAATGATCTCGAGCAATTATTTAATAGCATTATAGTGTTTGCAGATACCGTGTcaaaaataattcagaattacaaATGAACAATATCTATTTACATTAGGTGCAACACATCCTCCAAATAAGAAAGCTAATTAATCCTTCAAATAAAGTCTACATATTGTGATTGTAACATACATATCATGTTTCCCATAAAACATCCATCAGTGCTGATGATAGGCTATATTCCGCTTATTTAAATTACCTTGAAAACATGAAACTTGATTATAATTTTGGGGGAAACAAGCTTAAAAATGTCAATATACTGTAATATGACttcttgaaaaaataaaatacactgatttgtttctttcaggagccgaagctaccatttttttttctttttttagtttagtttatttcggtcatgacatcactaaaaaaaagaataaaaatgacaacaagaaaactaatacactgttcaaagtaaacattacaaaaaatttccaatatacaaataccatctagaccgaaaaaggtgcaGGCTGAAGCAaggcttattatttgcctaccctcaaaaagattaattaaagtaacgaaatgaaagcaagaagtaagagaaaagactgacagtaaaacaaattgcctccatagGGATAACAAaatttcctcaagaaataaaaaaataaataaaaataaaaggtgcagtctagatgttaccttcatccttaaaaaatcaaatccCTAATAATAAATACCCAactcaacatagcaagcatcactcattaatttgatatatatatatatatatatatatatatatatatatataaaaataatttatataatttatataaatataaatttgatataaataaatcatccttcttttcaatgtttttttaaattcggttttaaagactgaaaaacaaaagtttTACAACAAATTTCTTTTTTGGAAAGgacacaatttgtcctacttcCACCACTTTTATGGTACAAAATTTCTACAGCCCCTGCTGTTTTAAGCTCGTGCAAAATATTTTGTCATTTTAGATTTTAACCAGTTAAAACCCTATTACCCTTTGCCCAAGAGTCACACACTTTTATCGTCTGTTTTGTCTCGCTTGATTacaagtttctttttttaatagttaaaaaaaaaaaccctgaggaTTGTGGTTTTATTCTGAAGGATCTTACTCGCATTTTGTTGCATCAAATCTAAATGGTGACAAATTCGCAAGCAAAATTAATTCCACGCCAACACATTGAAGTGACCCCatatattttaaacaaaacacttgtgttacagcagctggaggaagacacaCTGGTTTTCAGCCCGATAATCGTCCAATAATAACTAAAGTGACCGGGTTAGCCGGCTAGCATGCGGCTATCGTTGACGTCAAGAACACTTCGCTTAGCGGCTTGAGACAATTCTCACAATATTGTGTAAATTTTTCTCGGAGCGTGAATGTGTCATATGTACCCGAAAGTCCTCGTTTCGGTAGATTCCTCTTGTAATCAAAGGGAGCATAGCCTCCCGGAGGAGGCATGTCCTGCTTCACCTTGGACGGCGCCATCTTGCTCCAGCTCCCACAACACGGAGCGGGAGGGAGGGACGGCTCTTCTTCGCTGGTTCGGGGGAGCAGGAGGTGTAGGAGCGCAGCGCAACAGCGCCCCCACGCGGTCGAGTGGGAGCCTCTCATCCGAATCCGAATCAGATTCAGGTTTATTGtcagtcaggtcaaacaagacagggaatttgactcggttattttcgctccctgtacagtaaatagataaatgacagctcttattaacatatatacaatttaaaaaaaagtgaaaggtgcagcagtatgaggtagacatggttattggaaggtgcattgttacagcatatgattggggttattatttttggacaGTGATTGAAcgctctgagactctatgagttatgagagttcatcagagcaacagtttgggtgaagaaactgtctctgaattTGGAGGTTTTGGcctacagtgctctgtagcgccattcagaggggaggagttcaaacagactgagTCCTGGGTGTGAAGGATCTGCAGAGATGTTATCTGCTTATGTTCAATCATTTCTACGTTTTGAtagatgtattttattttatatcattTCATGTTGAGTCAACACCGTCGGATCTATTCACAAAGCTTTAAACTTGTAGCAGATAGTTAACTATAAAACATCAAGATAATACCTAATATATCTGGATGTCAAGTGCTGTAATAACtcgaagaaaaaaggagacaatactttttggaaaaaaaacaattgtctTGTGTGGATTTGTCTTTATAGTCAGAAATTGAGgtatttgttttgtatttatgtatttgtcgTAGTTTAGTATAGTAGTTTTCAATTGTATTAGTTTCAAATATGCAAGTTTGAAATGTCTGAAAGTCTgaggtttttatttattgcaaattcctttttttcctaaatattttcaaatttaTAAAGCAAGCTATCCCTCTAACTAATTTCCGTCGTATAGAACAATACAGAAATGGATCTTGAAACACCACCATCAAACTGGATTTTGACAAAATGTGTGACCTCAAACAAAAGTTTGCATTGGGCCTAAAAAAAGATAGAAACTGCCCTGCGTATAAACATGTTAACCTCCTAAAAATAGCAGCATCACAACATAAATTAATTTGACCTCCTACTGAAGCAGAAATCTATCCACACACTGCTGCACATAAAAAGGCATAGCACAATCAACATCTATGCAGGAGAAGTTAAATAGCATACATCTGCATTACTGTATATGGCAGGGTCACCAAGGTGGATTTCAACCTGATCCAAACTACTGAGAAGTGTATCTAAAAATTATTAGCAGATATATCAGTCAAAAAGCTGTAAGGATTTAAAAGTATTGCATTTTTgcgtctgaaaaaaaaattacatttaatgaatgggcaaaaaattaaacattGAAGCAGGTGCCGTTTTTAAACCCACCAACACTGAATCTGGTTCCTAACAGAAATGTGTGAAGTTTTGTCTGTTGATTCTTTTGTTCCCTTTATACCTGGGATAAATGTTTGTATCAGTTCACCTTGAGATGTAACcgactttcatttcatttcattatctCTTGCTCAGTATATTATACTATATTTTTGCTTGTTAAAATATACGTTAAAATACATAATTTTCTTAAGCTCATTTTCACTCGTTCTCTTACAAGACCTACAAAATTAAGAGACCACTGGTTTAAATAATATGGAAGAGAATGCATTTAAAAGACCAAGCTTCAGGGATTAATCAAGTATTCTTGAATTTGAATAAAATGATGTGACTTTGAATACAAAGTCACATCATTGTCATCCATGTGAAAATTAATTCTTGGACGAAATGCTGTGCAAAAATGCAAATGAAAGTAGCCAGTTAaaatttataatttttattatttctttaggAGCTAGGAAAAAGTAAACAGAATAAATTTGAACATAACTCTGAACAACGCAATTAATATTGTTGGAAAGCAGAAATATTATGTAACATAGAAGTCAAGATGGTTTTGTCTAATCTGAAGTCTTAGAAACTGGGAGGTGTTTCCTTCAGGAACTGACTCAGGTCATTGAATATCCCATGACAGAGATTACTGATAAATACTGGAGGCAAGTTCTCTGACTTGAATGTGGCAAATTCAGCTCCTTCAGAGTTTGCATTTCTCAGTGACTTAACACTTAAAATAATCTTACAATGTTAACATCAATATAAAATAAGCAAATTACATATGGTAAATACAGATGACTTGAGCAATGACACCGTGCTTCTTCAGCTAAGGTGATAAACAGGTGTGAGGATAATCATGCTGTTAaacagaggaaagaaaaaaaagaaagagacaaagcgagaataaagtcttcaTCAGTGAAAACCACATTATATTGAGTGATTTTTAACATCagtcaaaaaacaaaataacttactgtaaatacaaaataaatccaAACCTTTAACTACACAGGTGATGTAATGAACATTTTACAACttggttattttgtttttacttaaaataaatgtgtttttttcctttcttttttctttttttttgttgaatggGAACATTTGGGTAGGACAATAACCATTCAAGTGTCAAAAGATCGGGCCCATCTGATCCACATCATGGCAGAAAGGGATAACAAGTCTTAAACAGAGTACTCATTTTTAAACAGGGCACTCACAGCAGATACATCCTCTTATAAAcagatcttttaactctttagGATGGAAAACAGAGCCCAGATGGAGCCCTTCAAGTATTGTTCTTTCTTTGCACCACTCAAATCAAAATGGTTTCGGCATATTTATCAAAGAAAAGCAAAGTTCAAAATAAACAAGATAAAATgtgaaaactaaaaacaaaacaaaacaaaaaaagaaatcatacaAACTTAATTACAGAACGTTTCTTCACTTAGAGAGGTTGTGACTCCCTTAACAGTCCTGCAGGGGTGCTGTGGACCATGATATTGGAGCTGAGAAACTTggacaaaaaaataattctgaacAACAGAGCACTGaattttcattcatttccatGTGTTTGCAGTCTGCGAGATCGATGAACGAGAGGGGATCATGTCCAGCAGGTACTCCCTCTGACGAGCGTCCACGGTGGCTGAAGTCTTGTGACCAGTCAGGCTGGGGTTCACGTAGGCCATGGTGACTCCTGCGAACATGCAGCACACCAGCAGGTCAGGTTGTGGTGCAGGTGACATGCCGTTCATTTAAAGGCAGTTCGGATTAATTGAGAAAATAACAGTGtgatattcaaaatttaatATAGACACCCATATCCCcacaacacagacacacacacacacacacacacacacacacacacaaaggagaA
Coding sequences:
- the ndufa13 gene encoding NADH dehydrogenase [ubiquinone] 1 alpha subcomplex subunit 13 yields the protein MAPSKVKQDMPPPGGYAPFDYKRNLPKRGLSGFSMFGVGIGIMVIGYWRLFSWNRERRRLQIEELEARIALMPLIQAEHDRRTLKMLRENLEEEAIIMKDVPGWKVGERVFHTDRWVTPVTEELFNLRPREELLHRRFGFLWYV